A single region of the Rhodococcus sp. W8901 genome encodes:
- the ald gene encoding alanine dehydrogenase, with amino-acid sequence MRIGVPKEIKSGELRVALTPLSVTELRAQGHDVVVERGAGDGSSMSDGEFVAAGARIVDHAEDVWAEADLIVKVKEPLAPEFELMRRGQVLFTYLHLAASLECTEALLSSGVTAIAYETVERADGSLPLLAPMSEVAGRLATQVGAHALQSTAGGCGRGILLGGVPGVPPAGVVVIGAGSAGTHATAVAVGMGARVTVFDRDVERLRALHARFGARISTVVSTRTELERTLVDADLVIGAVLVHGARAPRLVSSEQVSRMLPGSVLVDIAIDQGGCFEDSRPTTHDQPTYMVHNSIIYAVPNMPSIVPHTSTRALVNVTLPFVSVIAEKGWRGAMRADRALAMGLNAWSGQVTHAPVALAHALPYVSVETALCG; translated from the coding sequence ATGAGAATTGGTGTGCCGAAGGAGATCAAGAGCGGTGAGCTGCGGGTCGCGTTGACCCCGCTCTCGGTCACCGAACTGCGTGCGCAGGGACACGACGTCGTCGTCGAGCGTGGGGCGGGCGACGGTTCGTCGATGTCCGACGGTGAGTTCGTCGCCGCGGGGGCCCGGATCGTCGATCACGCCGAAGACGTCTGGGCCGAGGCCGACCTGATCGTGAAGGTCAAGGAGCCGCTCGCGCCGGAGTTCGAACTGATGCGACGGGGGCAGGTGCTGTTCACCTACCTGCATCTCGCGGCGTCGCTCGAGTGCACCGAGGCGTTGCTGTCGAGTGGCGTCACCGCGATCGCGTACGAGACGGTCGAACGCGCCGACGGCTCGCTCCCGCTGCTGGCACCGATGAGCGAGGTTGCCGGCCGCCTCGCCACGCAGGTCGGGGCGCACGCGCTGCAATCCACCGCGGGCGGCTGCGGACGCGGCATCCTGCTCGGCGGGGTGCCCGGCGTTCCACCTGCCGGTGTCGTGGTCATCGGCGCCGGGAGCGCCGGGACCCACGCCACGGCGGTCGCGGTGGGGATGGGCGCACGGGTGACCGTGTTCGACCGCGACGTCGAGCGCCTACGCGCGCTGCACGCCCGCTTCGGGGCCCGTATCTCGACCGTCGTGTCGACCCGGACGGAACTCGAGCGGACGCTGGTCGACGCGGATCTGGTGATCGGCGCCGTGCTGGTGCACGGTGCCCGCGCGCCGCGGTTGGTCTCGTCCGAGCAGGTGTCCCGGATGCTGCCGGGCAGTGTGCTGGTGGACATCGCGATCGATCAGGGCGGGTGCTTCGAGGATTCGCGTCCCACGACCCACGACCAACCCACCTATATGGTTCACAATTCTATTATTTATGCGGTTCCCAATATGCCGAGCATTGTTCCCCATACGTCCACCCGCGCGTTGGTAAACGTTACGTTGCCGTTTGTCTCGGTGATCGCGGAAAAGGGTTGGCGCGGGGCGATGCGCGCCGACCGTGCGCTGGCGATGGGATTGAATGCCTGGTCGGGTCAGGTGACGCACGCGCCGGTGGCGCTGGCGCACGCGTTGCCGTACGTCTCGGTCGAGACCGCACTGTGTGGCTGA